One region of Candidatus Bathyarchaeia archaeon genomic DNA includes:
- a CDS encoding replication factor C large subunit, whose protein sequence is MYAAWTVKHKPRSLSEVVGNEEAIQKLVSWVKSWDKSVPKRRAAFLFGPPGIGKTLTVEALANDLNLELVERNASDYRTEEAVQKFAGLASQSGTLFGKKRLILFDELDGLTGREDRGGVGAITQIAKNALVPIILIANNAYDPRLGALRFYCETIEFKKPAAGAVMKHLNRICDREGIKAEESALKFIAQRSEGDVRSAVNDLQALAQGKQTLTFDDVSWLAYRDRKEAIFNVLRLVFYGKSAEQAKHAVDMADVDPDMLFEWIYENLPHHLSDPHDLANAMDSLATADLYRGRIAKTQNWTLMRYVIDFMTAGVAMAREKTQPAGFVPLKFPTRIKTLSQTRAERQMRSAIGFKIKKRCHTSVKLATKEILPYIRIMFENNAQNAADLAKWLDLDEAMIECLAGSKKQAKTIVKKFSETE, encoded by the coding sequence ATGTATGCCGCCTGGACTGTAAAACACAAACCGCGCTCGCTAAGCGAGGTTGTAGGCAACGAAGAAGCAATTCAGAAACTCGTCAGCTGGGTTAAATCATGGGATAAGAGCGTACCCAAAAGGCGAGCCGCGTTTCTCTTTGGTCCTCCGGGCATTGGCAAAACGTTAACTGTTGAAGCCTTAGCCAACGACCTCAACTTGGAGCTGGTCGAACGGAACGCCAGCGACTACCGCACAGAAGAAGCAGTTCAAAAATTCGCAGGCTTAGCCTCACAGTCTGGCACATTGTTCGGAAAAAAACGTTTAATCCTATTCGACGAACTAGATGGCTTGACAGGCAGAGAAGATAGAGGTGGCGTCGGCGCCATCACCCAAATCGCGAAAAACGCGCTCGTACCCATCATACTAATTGCTAACAACGCCTATGACCCACGACTAGGCGCCTTGCGCTTCTACTGCGAAACCATTGAGTTCAAAAAACCCGCTGCAGGCGCTGTTATGAAACATCTCAACCGCATCTGCGACCGAGAAGGCATAAAAGCCGAAGAATCAGCGCTGAAATTCATTGCTCAACGCAGCGAAGGCGACGTGCGTTCAGCTGTCAACGACCTGCAGGCTTTGGCACAGGGCAAACAGACGCTGACCTTCGACGATGTGTCTTGGCTGGCTTACCGAGACCGAAAAGAAGCCATATTCAACGTCCTGCGCCTAGTCTTCTATGGCAAGAGCGCAGAGCAAGCTAAGCATGCGGTTGACATGGCGGATGTTGACCCAGACATGTTATTCGAATGGATTTATGAGAACCTCCCGCACCACCTGAGCGACCCTCATGACCTGGCCAATGCCATGGACTCGCTGGCAACAGCCGACCTCTACCGTGGACGAATCGCAAAAACTCAAAACTGGACCTTAATGCGCTACGTGATTGACTTCATGACGGCAGGCGTAGCCATGGCACGAGAAAAAACGCAGCCCGCTGGATTCGTGCCCCTGAAGTTTCCAACGCGGATAAAGACGCTGTCTCAGACTCGGGCAGAGCGCCAGATGCGGTCAGCCATCGGTTTCAAAATCAAGAAGCGCTGCCACACATCCGTCAAACTGGCGACGAAGGAAATCCTGCCCTACATACGCATCATGTTCGAAAACAATGCACAGAATGCCGCTGACCTAGCTAAGTGGCTAGACCTGGACGAAGCTATGATCGAGTGTTTGGCGGGAAGCAAGAAACAGGCAAAGACAATAGTCAAGAAGTTTTCTGAGACCGAGTAG
- a CDS encoding replication factor C small subunit, protein MWAEKYRPKTLSEMMDQTEIVERLKSFVKNRNVPHCIFAGPPGTGKTTAALCLARDLYSEGYREHLMELNASDERGINVVRETVKTFARIKSIGEIPFKILILDEADNMTSDAQQALRRTMERFSASCRFILIANYSGKIIEPIQSRCAPFRFTYLSRGDQDTYLCGIAEKEKIKLQPDGLEAIFEVSGGDLRRALNALQAAASLGKPITHEMVYSVIGRANPADVREMLNVAMKGDFISSREKLREMMLKYGVAGSDIIRQVHIEIFKMKDVPEPWKIKLADVIGEVDFRLVQGADEEVQLSSLLARMVEAGSDIRHTR, encoded by the coding sequence ATGTGGGCTGAGAAATACCGCCCCAAGACATTGAGCGAGATGATGGATCAAACCGAAATCGTAGAGCGCTTGAAAAGCTTCGTCAAGAACCGCAACGTGCCACACTGCATTTTTGCGGGTCCACCTGGCACAGGCAAGACCACAGCCGCTCTGTGCTTGGCACGTGACCTGTACAGCGAAGGCTACCGCGAACACCTGATGGAGTTGAACGCCAGCGACGAACGCGGCATAAACGTAGTCCGGGAAACCGTGAAGACCTTTGCCCGCATCAAGTCGATAGGCGAAATCCCGTTCAAGATCCTCATACTCGACGAAGCCGACAACATGACCTCTGACGCGCAGCAAGCTTTGAGGCGCACGATGGAACGGTTCAGTGCAAGCTGCAGGTTCATTCTCATCGCTAATTACAGCGGCAAAATCATCGAACCCATACAGTCGCGTTGTGCACCTTTTAGATTCACGTACTTGAGCCGAGGAGACCAAGACACATACCTCTGTGGAATAGCAGAAAAAGAAAAAATCAAGCTTCAACCAGACGGGTTAGAAGCCATTTTTGAAGTAAGCGGCGGCGACTTACGCCGAGCCTTAAACGCGCTGCAAGCCGCAGCCTCGTTGGGCAAACCGATAACCCACGAAATGGTTTACTCAGTTATCGGCAGAGCCAACCCGGCTGACGTACGCGAAATGCTCAACGTAGCCATGAAAGGCGACTTCATAAGCTCACGTGAAAAACTGCGCGAAATGATGCTTAAGTACGGAGTTGCAGGCAGCGACATAATCCGCCAAGTGCACATCGAAATCTTCAAGATGAAAGACGTGCCCGAACCATGGAAAATCAAACTCGCCGATGTAATAGGCGAAGTAGATTTCCGACTAGTTCAAGGCGCGGATGAGGAAGTTCAACTTAGTTCACTGCTGGCAAGAATGGTTGAGGCAGGCTCCGACATAAGACATACACGTTAA